A genomic window from Motacilla alba alba isolate MOTALB_02 chromosome 6, Motacilla_alba_V1.0_pri, whole genome shotgun sequence includes:
- the LOC119702694 gene encoding dynamin-binding protein isoform X4, producing MLPEMTLLSSQTPSLEPSSAATESAEQRMLEKRAKVIEELLQTERDYIRDLEMCVERIMVPLQQAQMQNIDFEGLFGNIHMVINFSKQLLSTLEASDAIGPVFLTHRAELESVYRVYCQNHDEAIALLETYEKDEKLQKLLLDLLDSLRSLYSEWGCTNYINLGSFLIKPVQRVMRYPLLLMELLSATPEAHPDKAPLTAAVLAVKEINVNINEYKRRKDLVLKYRKGDEDSLMEKISKLNFHSIIKKSNRVSSHLKHLTGFAPQLKDEAFEETEKNFRMQERLIKSFIRDLSLYLQHVRESACMKALAAGSMWDLCTEKGSGDLDQFQKVNRLISDQLFSSFKERTERLVSSPLSQLLSMFAGPHKLVQKRFDKLLDFHNCTERAEKLKDKRTLEELQSARNNYEALNAQLLDELPKFLRFAKELFASCLRGYAEAHCDFVRLALEELRPLLSLLKVSGREGNLIAIFQDEHSRVLQQLQAFTFFPESQAAPKKTFERKSMERQSARRQPLAGLPTHFLQSDDIRAALLARYPPESLFQAERNFNAAQDLDVSLLEGDIVGVIKKKDPMGSQNRWLIDNGVTKGFVYSSFLKPYNPRRSQSDVSVGSHSSNESEHSSSSPQSNATLTFSPSGAAVTFTQKPLQDSVSPADVYQSPLEVDSPSVPQLGSGDRTAPLAGTVTSQRRYSRPERGCSPSSRNGHPTKAHLRPTPSVEDRDSGLENSESEGNQVYYALYTFKGRNTNELSVSANQRLRILQFEDITGNQEWWLAEAHGKQGYVPSSYIRKTEYT from the exons AGATGACTCTCCTGTCCTCCCAGACACCATCCCTGGAGCCATCCTCGGCCGCCACTGAGAGTGCAGAGCAAAGGATGCTGGAGAAGAGAGCCAAGGTTATTGAGGAACTGCTCCAGACAGAGCGGGACTATATCAGAGACCTGGAGATGTGTGTGGAGAGGATCATGgtgcccctgcagcaggcacag ATGCAGAACATAGACTTTGAGGGCCTTTTTGGAAACATCCACATGGTAATAAACTTCTCCAAGCAGCTGCTGTCCACCTTGGAAGCTTCAGACGCCATCG gacCAGTGTTCCTGACGCATCGTGCAGAGCTGGAGAGTGTCTACAGGGTGTATTGCCAGAACCATGATGAGGCCATCGCACTGCTGGAAACCTATGAGAAGGATGAGAAGTTGCAGAAACTACTTTTGGACCTGCTGGATAGCCTCAG GAGTCTGTACAGTGAATG GGGTTGCACAAACTACATTAACCTGGGCTCCTTCCTCATCAAGCCGGTGCAGAGGGTGATGCGGTATCCGCTgctgctgatggagctgctgagtGCTACCCCCGAGGCTCACCCTGATAAGGCACCGCTCACGGCTGCTGTCCTCGCAGTCAAAGAAATCAACGTCAACATCAACGAGTACAAGCGCCGGAAGGACCTgg TGCTAAAGTACAGAAAAGGAGATGAGGATAGCCTCATGGAGAAGATCTCCAAACTCAACTTCCACTCTATCATCAAGAAATCCAACCGTGTGAGCAGCCACCTCAAGCATCTCACAGGCTTTGCACCCCAG CTAAAGGATGAAGCCTTtgaagagacagagaagaaCTTCCGGATGCAGGAGCGTCTGATCAAATCCTTCATCCGAGACCTTTCCCTCTACCTGCAGCATGTCCGG gagtcAGCTTGTATGAaggccctggcagcagggagcatgTGGGACCTGTGCACAGAGAAGGGAAGCGGGGACTTGGACCAGTTCCAGAAAGTGAATCGTCTCATCAGCGACCAGCTCTTCTCCAGCTTT AAAGAGCGGACGGAGCGGCTGGTGAGCTCGcccctgagccagctgctgaGCATGTTTGCGGGGCCCCACAAACTGGTGCAGAAACGCTTCGACAAACTGCTCGACTTCCACAACTGCACCGAGCGAGCGGAGAAGCTGAAGGACAAGCGAacgctggaggagctgcagtcAGCCCGCAACAACTACGAGGCCCTCAATGCCCAGCTGCTGGACGAGCTGCCCAAGTTCCTGCGCTTCGCCAAGGAGCTCTTTGCCAGCTGCCTGCGGGGCTATGCCGAGGCACACTGCGACTTCGTGCGCCTGGCCCTGGAGGAGCTCAGACCTCTGCTGTCG TTGTTGAAGGTgtctggcagggaagggaaccTCATTGCCATCTTCCAGGATGAGCACAGTCGagtcctccagcagctccaggcctTCACCTTCTTCCCAGAGTCCCAGGCGGCTCCCAAGAAgacttttgaaaggaaaagcatggAAAGGCAGTCTGCCCGGCGGCAGCCCCTTGCTGGCTTG CCGACCCACTTCCTGCAGTCGGATGACATCCGCGCTGCTCTCCTGGCCCGCTATCCCCCAGAGAGTCTCTTCCAGGCAGAGCGCAATTTCAATGCTGCCCAAGACCTGGATGTCTCCCTGTTGGAAGGAGACATTGTGGGTGTCATCAAGAAGAAGGACCCCATGGGCAGCCAGAATCGCTGGCTCATAGACAATGGGG tgACCAAAGGCTTTGTGTACAGCTCCTTTCTGAAGCCCTACAACCCCCGCCGCAGCCAGTCCGACGTCTCTGTGGGCAGCCACTCTTCCAACGAGTcggagcacagcagctcctctccccagagCAACGCCACCCTGACCTTCAGCCCCAGTGGGGCGGCCGTCACCTTCACTCAGAAACCCCTGCAGGACTCTGTCTCTCCGGCAGATGTGTACCAGTCCCCACTGGAGGTGGACTCTCCCTCTGTGCCCCAGCTTGGCTCTGGTGACAGGACGGCCCCGCTGGCTGGTACTGTGACATCTCAGCGCCGCTACAGCCGCCCCGagcggggctgcagccccagctctcgCAACGGGCACCCCACCAAAGCACATCTCAGGCCCACACCCTCCGTGGAGGACAGGGACTCGGGGCTGGAGAACAGCGAGTCAGAGGGCAACCAG GTCTACTACGCTCTCTACACCTTCAAAGGCCGAAACACCAATGAGCTGAGCGTGTCAGCTAACCAGAGACTCAGGATCCTGCAGTTTGAGGACATCACAGGCAATCAGGAGTGGTGGCTGGCCGAGGCCCACGGGAAGCAGGGCTATGTGCCCTCAAGTTACATCCGGAAGACAGAGTACACGTGA
- the LOC119702694 gene encoding dynamin-binding protein isoform X5, producing MTLLSSQTPSLEPSSAATESAEQRMLEKRAKVIEELLQTERDYIRDLEMCVERIMVPLQQAQMQNIDFEGLFGNIHMVINFSKQLLSTLEASDAIGPVFLTHRAELESVYRVYCQNHDEAIALLETYEKDEKLQKLLLDLLDSLRSLYSEWGCTNYINLGSFLIKPVQRVMRYPLLLMELLSATPEAHPDKAPLTAAVLAVKEINVNINEYKRRKDLVLKYRKGDEDSLMEKISKLNFHSIIKKSNRVSSHLKHLTGFAPQLKDEAFEETEKNFRMQERLIKSFIRDLSLYLQHVRESACMKALAAGSMWDLCTEKGSGDLDQFQKVNRLISDQLFSSFKERTERLVSSPLSQLLSMFAGPHKLVQKRFDKLLDFHNCTERAEKLKDKRTLEELQSARNNYEALNAQLLDELPKFLRFAKELFASCLRGYAEAHCDFVRLALEELRPLLSLLKVSGREGNLIAIFQDEHSRVLQQLQAFTFFPESQAAPKKTFERKSMERQSARRQPLAGLPTHFLQSDDIRAALLARYPPESLFQAERNFNAAQDLDVSLLEGDIVGVIKKKDPMGSQNRWLIDNGVTKGFVYSSFLKPYNPRRSQSDVSVGSHSSNESEHSSSSPQSNATLTFSPSGAAVTFTQKPLQDSVSPADVYQSPLEVDSPSVPQLGSGDRTAPLAGTVTSQRRYSRPERGCSPSSRNGHPTKAHLRPTPSVEDRDSGLENSESEGNQVYYALYTFKGRNTNELSVSANQRLRILQFEDITGNQEWWLAEAHGKQGYVPSSYIRKTEYT from the exons ATGACTCTCCTGTCCTCCCAGACACCATCCCTGGAGCCATCCTCGGCCGCCACTGAGAGTGCAGAGCAAAGGATGCTGGAGAAGAGAGCCAAGGTTATTGAGGAACTGCTCCAGACAGAGCGGGACTATATCAGAGACCTGGAGATGTGTGTGGAGAGGATCATGgtgcccctgcagcaggcacag ATGCAGAACATAGACTTTGAGGGCCTTTTTGGAAACATCCACATGGTAATAAACTTCTCCAAGCAGCTGCTGTCCACCTTGGAAGCTTCAGACGCCATCG gacCAGTGTTCCTGACGCATCGTGCAGAGCTGGAGAGTGTCTACAGGGTGTATTGCCAGAACCATGATGAGGCCATCGCACTGCTGGAAACCTATGAGAAGGATGAGAAGTTGCAGAAACTACTTTTGGACCTGCTGGATAGCCTCAG GAGTCTGTACAGTGAATG GGGTTGCACAAACTACATTAACCTGGGCTCCTTCCTCATCAAGCCGGTGCAGAGGGTGATGCGGTATCCGCTgctgctgatggagctgctgagtGCTACCCCCGAGGCTCACCCTGATAAGGCACCGCTCACGGCTGCTGTCCTCGCAGTCAAAGAAATCAACGTCAACATCAACGAGTACAAGCGCCGGAAGGACCTgg TGCTAAAGTACAGAAAAGGAGATGAGGATAGCCTCATGGAGAAGATCTCCAAACTCAACTTCCACTCTATCATCAAGAAATCCAACCGTGTGAGCAGCCACCTCAAGCATCTCACAGGCTTTGCACCCCAG CTAAAGGATGAAGCCTTtgaagagacagagaagaaCTTCCGGATGCAGGAGCGTCTGATCAAATCCTTCATCCGAGACCTTTCCCTCTACCTGCAGCATGTCCGG gagtcAGCTTGTATGAaggccctggcagcagggagcatgTGGGACCTGTGCACAGAGAAGGGAAGCGGGGACTTGGACCAGTTCCAGAAAGTGAATCGTCTCATCAGCGACCAGCTCTTCTCCAGCTTT AAAGAGCGGACGGAGCGGCTGGTGAGCTCGcccctgagccagctgctgaGCATGTTTGCGGGGCCCCACAAACTGGTGCAGAAACGCTTCGACAAACTGCTCGACTTCCACAACTGCACCGAGCGAGCGGAGAAGCTGAAGGACAAGCGAacgctggaggagctgcagtcAGCCCGCAACAACTACGAGGCCCTCAATGCCCAGCTGCTGGACGAGCTGCCCAAGTTCCTGCGCTTCGCCAAGGAGCTCTTTGCCAGCTGCCTGCGGGGCTATGCCGAGGCACACTGCGACTTCGTGCGCCTGGCCCTGGAGGAGCTCAGACCTCTGCTGTCG TTGTTGAAGGTgtctggcagggaagggaaccTCATTGCCATCTTCCAGGATGAGCACAGTCGagtcctccagcagctccaggcctTCACCTTCTTCCCAGAGTCCCAGGCGGCTCCCAAGAAgacttttgaaaggaaaagcatggAAAGGCAGTCTGCCCGGCGGCAGCCCCTTGCTGGCTTG CCGACCCACTTCCTGCAGTCGGATGACATCCGCGCTGCTCTCCTGGCCCGCTATCCCCCAGAGAGTCTCTTCCAGGCAGAGCGCAATTTCAATGCTGCCCAAGACCTGGATGTCTCCCTGTTGGAAGGAGACATTGTGGGTGTCATCAAGAAGAAGGACCCCATGGGCAGCCAGAATCGCTGGCTCATAGACAATGGGG tgACCAAAGGCTTTGTGTACAGCTCCTTTCTGAAGCCCTACAACCCCCGCCGCAGCCAGTCCGACGTCTCTGTGGGCAGCCACTCTTCCAACGAGTcggagcacagcagctcctctccccagagCAACGCCACCCTGACCTTCAGCCCCAGTGGGGCGGCCGTCACCTTCACTCAGAAACCCCTGCAGGACTCTGTCTCTCCGGCAGATGTGTACCAGTCCCCACTGGAGGTGGACTCTCCCTCTGTGCCCCAGCTTGGCTCTGGTGACAGGACGGCCCCGCTGGCTGGTACTGTGACATCTCAGCGCCGCTACAGCCGCCCCGagcggggctgcagccccagctctcgCAACGGGCACCCCACCAAAGCACATCTCAGGCCCACACCCTCCGTGGAGGACAGGGACTCGGGGCTGGAGAACAGCGAGTCAGAGGGCAACCAG GTCTACTACGCTCTCTACACCTTCAAAGGCCGAAACACCAATGAGCTGAGCGTGTCAGCTAACCAGAGACTCAGGATCCTGCAGTTTGAGGACATCACAGGCAATCAGGAGTGGTGGCTGGCCGAGGCCCACGGGAAGCAGGGCTATGTGCCCTCAAGTTACATCCGGAAGACAGAGTACACGTGA
- the ABCC2 gene encoding canalicular multispecific organic anion transporter 1 produces the protein MSAALEEFCGSIFWNDSYLARPDADLPVCFQQTVLVWIPLGFFWILAPWQLLPMCKSRAKKSSVTKLYIIKQVLAALLMLTAVAELALAFVDAEQGAVPAVQYTNPSLYIATWIMVLLVQDARRCCLRRDSGVLFCFWTLSLLCGILPFQSLVRKALQEPIPDLPRFILFFISYGLQLLLFIVSGPSDIAPETKEIGKKNPEVTASFLSSITFEWYSSMVFKGYRKPLEIEDVWDLKEKDKTKALYTAFEKNMKTVMQKARAELEKRKRKKRRQEYPDHGNSMSKAQSQDILVLEEKQPKKKKKKGDNEDSGPPKDYPRGWLMKTLGKTFQQNLLLAVAFKLVHDALVFVSPQLLKLLIAFVSDEDSFAWQGYLYAILLFLTAVIQSLCLQQHFSLCFQLGINVRASLIAAIYKKSLTMSGATRKESTVGETVNLMSADAQRFMDLANFIHQLWSSPLQIILSIVFLWGELGPSVLAGIATLLLLLPINAFLVAKAKTIQERNMKNKDERMKIMTEILNGIKILKLFAWEPSFEKRVNEIRARELKNLVNFGYLQSVSVFVFTCAPSLVSLATFAVYVLVDENNILDAQKAFTAISLFNVLRFPMATLPMVISSLVQANVSTERLERYLSGEDLDTSAIHHNPIAGSAVRFSEATFAWEQDGNAAIRDVTLDITPGSLVAVVGAVGSGKSSLVSAMLGEMENIKGHINIQGSLAYVPQQAWIQNATLKDNIIFGSELDEARYQQVLKACALLPDLELLPAGDQTEIGEKGINLSGGQKQRVSLARAVYSNADIYILDDPLSAVDAHVGKYLFEHVLGPKGLLQKKTRILVTHSISFLPQVDNIVVLAAGAVSEHGSYSTLLANKGAFSQFLNLYGNQEENVSEENTAAVALAGDEEEADEAVDPCMEERTEDVVTMTLKREASIHRRKLSRSLSKKSTSSQKKAQEEPPKKLKGQQLIEKEAVETGRVKFSMYLRYLRAVGWCFTFWIVVGYVGQYVAYVGSNLWLSDWTDDSARYQNESYPTQLRDLRIGVFGALGVSQAVFLLFATMLSARGAMRASRVMHQQLLSNILRAPMSFFDTTPIGRIVNRFAKDIFTVDETIPMSFRSWISCFMAIISTLIVICLATPFFAVVIVPLSIFYYFVLRFYVSTSRQLRRLDSVTRSPIYSHFGETVSGLSVIRAYGHQERFLKQNEITMDINQKSVYSWIVSNRWLAIRLEFVGSLVVFFSALLAVIAKGTLEGGIVGLSVSSALNVTQTLNWLVRTSSELETNIVAVERVHEYMTVKNEAPWVTKNRPPRGWPSRGEIQFIDYKVRYRPELDLVLQGITCNIGSTEKVGVVGRTGAGKSSLTNCLFRVLEAAGGKIIIDGVDIATIGLHDLRNNLTIIPQDPVLFTGTLRMNLDPFDQYSDEEIWKALELAHLKTYVQGLPERLLHPVSEAGENLSVGQRQLVCLARALLRKAKILILDEATAAVDLETDHLIQTTIRSAFADCTVLTIAHRLHTIMDSNRVMVLHAGRIVEFDSPEELLMKQGFFSAMAKDAGIAAAETTAL, from the exons AATGATTCCTACCTTGCTCGTCCGGATGCTGACCTGCCGGTGTGCTTCCAGCAGACTGTGCTGGTCTGGATCCCCCTTGGCTTCTTCTGGATTTTGGCCccatggcagctcctgcccatgTGCAAATCCAGAGCCAAGAAATCCTCTGTGACCAAACTCTACATTATCAAACAG gtgctggctgctctgctgatgCTGACGGCAGTGGCGGAGCTGGCGCTGGCGTTTGTAGACGCGGAGCAGGGcgctgtgccagctgtgcagTACACAAACCCCAGCCTGTACATCGCCACCTGG ATTATGGTCCTGCTGGTGCAGGATGCACGGCGCTGCTGCTTGCGCAGAGATTCGGGGGTGCTTTTTTGCTTCTGGACGCTCTCCCTTCTCTGTGGGATTCTGCCATTCCAGTCACTCGTCCGGAAAGCCCTGCAG GAACCAATCCCTGACCTGCCACGGTTTATCCTTTTCTTCATCTCCTAcgggctccagctgctgctcttcattGTCTCAGGCCCCTCAGATATTGCCCCAGAAACAAAGGAAATCGGGAAGAAG AACCCAGAGGTGACAGCCTCCTTCCTGAGCTCCATCACCTTTGAATGGTAcagcag CATGGTTTTCAAGGGCTATCGCAAGCCTTTGGAGATAGAGGATGTCTGggacttgaaagaaaaagacaagacaaaGGCTCTTTACACTGCTTTTGAGAAGAACATGAAGACAGTGATGCAGAAGGCCAGAGCAGAACTGGAGAAACGGAAACGCAAGAAGAGACGCCAGGAATACCCAGACCATGGGAACAGTATGAGCAAGGCCCAGAGCCAAGACATCCTGGTGCTG gaggagaagcagccaaagaagaagaagaagaagggagaCAACGAGGACTCAGGCCCTCCCAAGGATTACCCCAGGGGTTGGTTGATGAAAACTTTGGGCAAGACTTTCCAGCAGAATCTCCTGCTAGCAGTGGCATTCAAGCTGGTGCATGATGCCCTCGTGTTTGTCAGCCCCCAGCTGTTGAA gctgctgattGCCTTTGTGTCAGATGAGGACTCCTTTGCCTGGCAAGGCTATTTGTATGCCATCCTGCTCTTCCTGACGGCAGTGATCCagtccctctgcctgcagcagcacttcagcttgTGCTTCCAGCTTGGCATCAATGTGCGAGCCAGTCTCATCGCTGCCATCTACAAGAAG TCGCTCACCATGTCCGGAGCCACCCGCAAGGAGTCCACGGTGGGAGAGACTGTGAATCTGATGTCAGCTGATGCCCAGAGGTTCATGGACTTGGCCAACTTTATTCACCAGCTGTGGTCATCCCCCCTGCAAATTATCCTGTCCATTGTCTTcctctggggagagctgggccCCTCTGTCTTGGCTGGCATTGCAACCTTGTTGCTGCTCCTCCCCATAAATGCATTCCTGGTTGCCAAGGCCAAAACCATTCAG GAGAGGAACATGAAGAACAAGGACGAACGCATGAAAATAATGACTGAAATCCTCAATGGAATCAAG ATCCTGAAGCTTTTCGCCTGGGAGCCCTCCTTTGAGAAGCGAGTTAATGAGATCCGGGCACGTGAGCTCAAGAACTTGGTGAACTTTGGTTACCTGCAGTCAGTCTCTGTCTTCGTGTTCACATGTGCTCCTTCCCTG GTCTCCTTGGCAACCTTTGCTGTCTACGTGCTTGTGGATGAGAACAACATCTTGGATGCACAGAAGGCCTTTACTGCCATCTCCCTTTTCAATGTGTTGCGCTTCCCCATGGCCACGCTGCCCATGGTCATCTCCTCCCTGGTGCAG GCCAATGTGTCGACTGAGAGGCTGGAGCGCTACCTGAGTGGAGAGGACCTGGACACCTCAGCTATCCACCACAACCCCATTGCAGGCAG tgctgtgcGTTTCTCGGAGGCCACCTTTGCCTGGGAGCAGGACGGCAACGCTGCCATAAGAGA TGTCACCCTGGACATCACGCCTGGGAGCCTGGTGGCTGTGGTGGGGGCTGTGGGCTCAGGCAAATCTTCGTTGGTGTCAGCCATGCTCGGGGAGATGGAGAATATCAAGGGACACATCAACATCCAG GGCTCCCTGGCCTATGTCCCCCAGCAGGCCTGGATCCAGAATGCCACACTGAAAGACAACATCATTTTTGGGTCAGAGTTGGATGAAGCCAGGTATCAGCAGGTCCTTAAGGCCTGCGCCCTCCTTCCAGACCTGGAATTGCTGCCTGCAGGTGACCAGACAGAGATTGGAGAGAAG gGAATCAACCTGAGCGGGGGCCAGAAGCAGCGGGTCAGCCTGGCCCGGGCGGTGTACAGCAACGCAGACATCTACATCCTGGATGATCCGCTCTCTGCCGTGGATGCCCACGTGGGCAAGTACCTCTTCGAGCATGTGCTGGGGCCAAAAGGGCTGCTGCAAAAGAAG ACACGGATCTTGGTGACGCACAGTATCAGTTTCCTGCCCCAGGTCGATAACATTGTGGTGCTGGCGGCAGGAGCAGTGTCTGAGCATGGCTCCTACAGCACTCTGCTTGCAAACAAGGGGGCCTTTTCCCAGTTCCTGAACTTGTATGGAAATCAGGAGGAGAatgtttcagaggaaaatacTGCAG CTGTTGCTTTAGCTGGGGATGAAGAGGAGGCTGATGAAGCTGTGGATCCTTGCATGGAGGAACGCACTGAAGATGTGGTGACAATGACCCTGAAGCGAGAGGCCAGCATCCATCGCAGAAAATTGAGTCGCAG ccttAGTAAAAAGAGCACCAGTTCCCAGAAGAAGGCCCAGGAGGAGCCCCCAAAGAAGCTGAAGGGACAGCAACTGATCGAGAAAGAAGCTGTGGAAACCGGCAGG GTGAAGTTCTCCATGTACCTGCGGTACCTGCGTGCTGTTGGCTGGTGCTTTACCTTCTGGATCGTCGTGGGCTACGTTGGACAATACGTGGCCTACGTGGGGAGCAACCTGTGGCTCAGTGACTGGACCGACGACTCGGCGCGCTATCAGAACGAGAGCTACCCCACGCAGCTGCGGGACCTGCGCATCGGTGTCTTCGGGGCACTGGGGGTGTCACAAG CTGTCTTCCTGCTCTTCGCAACCATGCTGTCTGCCCGGGGCGCCATGCGAGCCTCCCGTGTCatgcaccagcagctgctcagcaacATCCTGCGCGCGCCCATGAGCTTCTTCGACACCACCCCCATCGGCCGCATCGTCAACAGGTTTGCCAAG GACATCTTCACAGTAGACGAGACCATTCCCATGTCCTTCCGCAGCTGGATCTCCTGTTTCATGGCCATCATTAGCACACTGATTGTGATCTGCCTGGCCACTCCTTTCTTCGCTGTTGTTATCGTTCCCTTGAGCATCTTCTACTATTTTGTGCTG CGCTTCTACGTGTCCACGTCACGCCAGCTAAGGCGTTTGGACTCTGTCACCAGGTCTCCCATCTACTCCCACTTTGGTGAGACAGTGTCAGGCCTTTCTGTGATCCGAGCCTACGGGCACCAAGAACGGTTCCTGAAGCAAAATGAGATCACCATGGACATAAATCAGAAAAGTGTTTACTCCTGGATAGTATCAAATAG GTGGCTGGCCATCCGTCTGGAGTTCGTTGGGAGCCTGGTGGTCTTCTTCTCTGCGCTTCTGGCAGTGATTGCAAAGGGCACTTTGGAGGGTGGCATCGTGGGTCTTTCTGTCTCCTCTGCTCTCAAT GTGACCCAGACACTGAACTGGCTGGTGAGGACATCTTCGGAGCTGGAGACCAACATCGTGGCTGTGGAGCGGGTCCACGAGTACATGACGGTGAAGAATGAG GCTCCATGGGTGACAAAAAATCGTCCACCACGTGGCTGGCCCAGCAGAGGCGAGATCCAGTTCATTGACTACAAAGTTCGCTACCGACCTGAACTGGACCTGGTTCTTCAGGGGATCACCTGTAATATTGGGAGCACTGAGAAG GTTGGGGTTGTGGGCCGGACCGGGGCTGGAAAATCCTCCCTCACCAACTGCCTGTTCCGGGTGCTGGAGGCGGCTGGGGGGAAGATCATCATCGACGGCGTGGACATAGCAACAATTGGCCTCCATGACCTGCGCAACAACCTCACCATCATCCCCCAG gaCCCTGTGCTCTTCACCGGAACCTTGCGGATGAACCTGGACCCCTTTGACCAGTACTCAGACGAGGAGATCTGGAAGGCCCTGGAGCTGGCTCACCTGAAGACATACGTGCAAGGCCTTCCCGAGAGGCTGCTGCATCCTGTGAGCGAGGCAGGGGAGAACTTGAg TGttgggcagaggcagctggtgTGCCTGGCCCGGGCCCTTCTCCGCAAAGCCAAGATCCTCATCCTGGATGAAGCAACAGCAGCCGTAGATCTGGAAACTGATCATTTAATCCAGACAACAATCCGGAGTGCGTTTGCTGACTGCACTGTCCTTACTATTGCCCATCGCCTCCACACCATCATGGACAGCAACAG GGTGATGGTGCTGCATGCTGGGCGGATTGTGGAATTCGACAGCCCCGAGGAGCTGCTCATGAAGCAGGGCTTCTTCTCCGCGATGGCAAAGGACGCCGGCATCGCCGCTGCAGAAACCACCGCTCTGTAG